From one Dysidea avara chromosome 9, odDysAvar1.4, whole genome shotgun sequence genomic stretch:
- the LOC136267037 gene encoding RING finger protein B-like isoform X1: MVQNWHDGLFSASPSITTNHLKFKKIDVSKAAQTPMGPPPSQDAWASQAGADGMSLAESETDGECSSYYRVTWEPHLSQQTEVGQLCYDPVNQSLTMVNKDIALHRRCLLLGYTNKMNLEENQRASIIGKFGEGMKIGALALLRDGRRVCVRTSQDCWRFGLKQHSIFQEEILTVFVTQRSEGTSNVGFEESTPPCNLFQLLDGDTCTQIWPIEPEEWNCFLKRFLFLERPSSSVNTNLGTLLLDDSLHGQLYIREVWIQDMSEEGLDTGVNVYDIKVDRDRNSTEKKSDIEYRSSCIWVKALKVRPDLAGKYFDLLSDDPPSCDVRHAVLYMDKDVASILTDLFFKRHGENAIPIENNTPHDKMYALQQDPNKKVVLCNKNLMKILTMSGRIPDMEEELKKIQQQKQEYITHNDLKENEHTVLIHAEKMVQMVEPEFLVDAITISTSDRMEVLYSKDKIEIPRWWLSTEEVHAKKISCNLPNCMCAPTNLCITILQTWQGGTVNTTARHTMLTSLLAAQTCEKARAQYEDSDNFLKGKEDAKYLTDYEQDIIQKRERELEKSKNDLKKQFEDAQKQNEKVMDDLKTKLEDVNQAYSNDKIRLTEKDDQLLSKFKTEKAQDKAKYENLIQLKDTEGQELEKKIADTARELEEMKDDRERLEGLEREAEEIHQKNLNFNLGQTKVFVERLSVKVQEIDSILKVSDGVMKNSELQDILTTLKVEIEESAKMDKCYMCNKKQRNCALDPCGHEDICTDCAEKMERCHHCRVKIIKRLHTFS, translated from the exons ATGGTACAAAATTGGCATGATGGACTTTTCAGTGCCTCCCCCAGTATCACTACAAATCACCTGAAGTTCAAAAAG ATTGATGTGAGCAAAGCAGCACAAACTCCAATGGGTCCCCCTCCATCCCAAGATGCGTGGGCCAGTCAAGCTGGAGCTGATGGGATGTCACTGGCTGAGTCAGAGACTGATGGTGAATGTTCTAGCTATTACCGGGTGACATGGGAGCCACATTTGAGCCAGCAGACCGAAGTGGGGCAGCTGTGTTATGATCCTGTCAATCAGTCACTCACGATGGTTAATAAGGACATTGCACTGCACCGACGCTGTTTATTGCTTGGGTATACCAACAAAATGAACTTAGAGGAGAATCAGAGAGCCTCTATAATAGGGAAAT TTGGAGAAGGAATGAAGATAGGAGCACTAGCTTTGCTTCGTGACGGGCGCCGTGTGTGTGTCAGAACAAGCCAGGATTGCTGGAGATTTGGACTAAAGCAACACAGTATCTTCCAGGAAGAAATACTCACAGTATTTGTAACTC AACGCAGTGAGGGTACCAGTAATGTTGGGTTTGAGGAGAGCACTCCACCATG TAACCTTTTTCAACTTCTGGACGGTGACACATGCACTCAGATATGGCCAATCGAACCAGAAGAGTGGAACTGCTTT TTGAAAAGATTTCTATTCCTTGAGAGACCAAGTTCATCTGTCAACACTAACTTAG GTACATTACTGTTGGATGACTCACTGCATGGTCAGTTGTACATAAGAGAGGTTTGGATACAGGACATGTCCGAAGAAGGGCTGGATACAGGAGTGAATGTATATGA TATTAAAGTTGATCGTGATCGCAACTCCACAGAAAAGAAGAGTGATATTGAATATCGG TCCAGCTGTATATGGGTGAAGGCACTGAAGGTTAGACCAGATCTGGCTGGCAAATACTTTGATCTTTTGAGTGATGA TCCACCAAGTTGTGATGTACGCCATGCTGTATTGTATATGGACAAAGATGTTGCCAGCATACTCACCGATCTCTTCTTTAA GAGACATGGTGAAAATGCCATCCCAATAGAGAACAATACACCACATGATAAGATGTATGCTCTACAACAAGACCCAAACAAAAAG GTGGTGCTCTGTAATAAGAATTTGATGAAGATATTAACAATGTCAGGAAGGATACCAGATATGGAGGAAGAATTGAAGAAGATACAGCAACAGAAACAAGAATACATCACACACAATGACCTTAAAGAAAATGAG CACACAGTGCTCATACATGCGGAAAAGATGGTACAAATGGTGGAACCGGAGTTTTTAGTGGATGCTATTACCATTTCAACATCAGATAGAATGGAG gtATTGTATTCAAAGGATAAAATAGAGATCCCAAGATGGTGGTTGAGTACAGAAGAAGTACATGCCAAGAAGATATCTTGTAACTTACCAAAT tgtatgtgtgcacCGACCAACTTGTGCATCACCATCCTACAGACTTGGCAAGGAGGAACTGTCAACACCA CTGCCAGGCATACAATGTTAACAAGCCTGTTGGCTGCTCAGACGTGTGAAAAAGCTCGTGCACAATATGAAGATAGTGACAATTTTcttaaa ggTAAGGAAGATGcaaagtatttgactgactatGAGCAAGACATCATCCAAAAGAGGGAAAGGGAACTGGAAAAAAGTAAAAATGATCTGAAG AAACAATTTGAAGATGCACAGAAGCAGAATGAAAAGGTCATGGATGACTTGAAGACAAAG TTGGAAGATGTCAATCAAGCCTATTCTAATGATAAGATTAGATTAACTGAGAAAGATGATCAGTTGTTGTCTAAGTTTAAAACTGAGAAAGCCCAGGACAAAGCAAAATATGAG aATTTGATACAATTGAAGGATACAGAAGGACAGGAACTTGAGAAGAAGATAGCTGATACAGCTAGAGAGTTAGAAGAGATGAAAGATGAT AGAGAGAGGCTGGAAGGTTTGGAGAGAGAAGCTGAAGAGATTCATCAGAAAAACTTGAACTTTAACTTGGGACAGACAAAAGTGTTTGTTGAACGACTATCAGTAAA GGTTCAGGAAATTGATAGTATCCTGAAAGTCAGTGATGGTGTAATGAAGAACTCTGAGTTACAAGATATCCTGACCACTTTGAAGGTTGAAATAGAG GAGTCAGCCAAGATGGACAAGTGTTACATGTGCAACAAGAAACAGCGTAACTGTGCACTTGATCCTTGTGGTCATGAAGACATCTGTACTGACTGTGCAGAGAAAATGGAACGATGTCATCACTGTCGAGTTAAGATCATCAAACGACTTCACACATTCTCATAA
- the LOC136267037 gene encoding RING finger protein B-like isoform X2 has protein sequence MGPPPSQDAWASQAGADGMSLAESETDGECSSYYRVTWEPHLSQQTEVGQLCYDPVNQSLTMVNKDIALHRRCLLLGYTNKMNLEENQRASIIGKFGEGMKIGALALLRDGRRVCVRTSQDCWRFGLKQHSIFQEEILTVFVTQRSEGTSNVGFEESTPPCNLFQLLDGDTCTQIWPIEPEEWNCFLKRFLFLERPSSSVNTNLGTLLLDDSLHGQLYIREVWIQDMSEEGLDTGVNVYDIKVDRDRNSTEKKSDIEYRSSCIWVKALKVRPDLAGKYFDLLSDDPPSCDVRHAVLYMDKDVASILTDLFFKRHGENAIPIENNTPHDKMYALQQDPNKKVVLCNKNLMKILTMSGRIPDMEEELKKIQQQKQEYITHNDLKENEHTVLIHAEKMVQMVEPEFLVDAITISTSDRMEVLYSKDKIEIPRWWLSTEEVHAKKISCNLPNCMCAPTNLCITILQTWQGGTVNTTARHTMLTSLLAAQTCEKARAQYEDSDNFLKGKEDAKYLTDYEQDIIQKRERELEKSKNDLKKQFEDAQKQNEKVMDDLKTKLEDVNQAYSNDKIRLTEKDDQLLSKFKTEKAQDKAKYENLIQLKDTEGQELEKKIADTARELEEMKDDRERLEGLEREAEEIHQKNLNFNLGQTKVFVERLSVKVQEIDSILKVSDGVMKNSELQDILTTLKVEIEESAKMDKCYMCNKKQRNCALDPCGHEDICTDCAEKMERCHHCRVKIIKRLHTFS, from the exons ATGGGTCCCCCTCCATCCCAAGATGCGTGGGCCAGTCAAGCTGGAGCTGATGGGATGTCACTGGCTGAGTCAGAGACTGATGGTGAATGTTCTAGCTATTACCGGGTGACATGGGAGCCACATTTGAGCCAGCAGACCGAAGTGGGGCAGCTGTGTTATGATCCTGTCAATCAGTCACTCACGATGGTTAATAAGGACATTGCACTGCACCGACGCTGTTTATTGCTTGGGTATACCAACAAAATGAACTTAGAGGAGAATCAGAGAGCCTCTATAATAGGGAAAT TTGGAGAAGGAATGAAGATAGGAGCACTAGCTTTGCTTCGTGACGGGCGCCGTGTGTGTGTCAGAACAAGCCAGGATTGCTGGAGATTTGGACTAAAGCAACACAGTATCTTCCAGGAAGAAATACTCACAGTATTTGTAACTC AACGCAGTGAGGGTACCAGTAATGTTGGGTTTGAGGAGAGCACTCCACCATG TAACCTTTTTCAACTTCTGGACGGTGACACATGCACTCAGATATGGCCAATCGAACCAGAAGAGTGGAACTGCTTT TTGAAAAGATTTCTATTCCTTGAGAGACCAAGTTCATCTGTCAACACTAACTTAG GTACATTACTGTTGGATGACTCACTGCATGGTCAGTTGTACATAAGAGAGGTTTGGATACAGGACATGTCCGAAGAAGGGCTGGATACAGGAGTGAATGTATATGA TATTAAAGTTGATCGTGATCGCAACTCCACAGAAAAGAAGAGTGATATTGAATATCGG TCCAGCTGTATATGGGTGAAGGCACTGAAGGTTAGACCAGATCTGGCTGGCAAATACTTTGATCTTTTGAGTGATGA TCCACCAAGTTGTGATGTACGCCATGCTGTATTGTATATGGACAAAGATGTTGCCAGCATACTCACCGATCTCTTCTTTAA GAGACATGGTGAAAATGCCATCCCAATAGAGAACAATACACCACATGATAAGATGTATGCTCTACAACAAGACCCAAACAAAAAG GTGGTGCTCTGTAATAAGAATTTGATGAAGATATTAACAATGTCAGGAAGGATACCAGATATGGAGGAAGAATTGAAGAAGATACAGCAACAGAAACAAGAATACATCACACACAATGACCTTAAAGAAAATGAG CACACAGTGCTCATACATGCGGAAAAGATGGTACAAATGGTGGAACCGGAGTTTTTAGTGGATGCTATTACCATTTCAACATCAGATAGAATGGAG gtATTGTATTCAAAGGATAAAATAGAGATCCCAAGATGGTGGTTGAGTACAGAAGAAGTACATGCCAAGAAGATATCTTGTAACTTACCAAAT tgtatgtgtgcacCGACCAACTTGTGCATCACCATCCTACAGACTTGGCAAGGAGGAACTGTCAACACCA CTGCCAGGCATACAATGTTAACAAGCCTGTTGGCTGCTCAGACGTGTGAAAAAGCTCGTGCACAATATGAAGATAGTGACAATTTTcttaaa ggTAAGGAAGATGcaaagtatttgactgactatGAGCAAGACATCATCCAAAAGAGGGAAAGGGAACTGGAAAAAAGTAAAAATGATCTGAAG AAACAATTTGAAGATGCACAGAAGCAGAATGAAAAGGTCATGGATGACTTGAAGACAAAG TTGGAAGATGTCAATCAAGCCTATTCTAATGATAAGATTAGATTAACTGAGAAAGATGATCAGTTGTTGTCTAAGTTTAAAACTGAGAAAGCCCAGGACAAAGCAAAATATGAG aATTTGATACAATTGAAGGATACAGAAGGACAGGAACTTGAGAAGAAGATAGCTGATACAGCTAGAGAGTTAGAAGAGATGAAAGATGAT AGAGAGAGGCTGGAAGGTTTGGAGAGAGAAGCTGAAGAGATTCATCAGAAAAACTTGAACTTTAACTTGGGACAGACAAAAGTGTTTGTTGAACGACTATCAGTAAA GGTTCAGGAAATTGATAGTATCCTGAAAGTCAGTGATGGTGTAATGAAGAACTCTGAGTTACAAGATATCCTGACCACTTTGAAGGTTGAAATAGAG GAGTCAGCCAAGATGGACAAGTGTTACATGTGCAACAAGAAACAGCGTAACTGTGCACTTGATCCTTGTGGTCATGAAGACATCTGTACTGACTGTGCAGAGAAAATGGAACGATGTCATCACTGTCGAGTTAAGATCATCAAACGACTTCACACATTCTCATAA